One window of the Runella slithyformis DSM 19594 genome contains the following:
- a CDS encoding FAD-binding oxidoreductase encodes MITSSFYQELQAFLDERISVSMDVRHAHGEGFSYHENTPPDVVVFPNTTEEVSAIVVICAKYGIPIVPFGAGTSIEGHVLALKGGVCIDLRNMNQVPEINREDMYVTVQAGVTRNQLDELLEGTGFFFPIGPGVNATLGGMASTRASGTNAVRYGTMKDNVLALTAVMPDGKIIKTGSKAKKSSAGYDLTRLLVGAEGTLGIITELTLKLHSEPETVYAAICAFPSVEAAVATAIKTIQKGVPIAKIELLDDAMMRAINRYSALSYPEVPTLFLEFQGTVAEVEGQIAKVEEYARFYGASDFLWEKDAANRKRLWRARTDAAPAAMALRPGAQLMSTDVCVPISRLAKCIVDTQRDIEETGIIAPILGHVGDGNFHLTILIDSEDKEEFNRAKALNERLVRRALAMGGTCTGEHGIGVGKLPYMALEHGDSLEVMRAIKLAIDPQNLMNPGKLLPER; translated from the coding sequence GTGATTACCTCTTCTTTTTACCAAGAGCTTCAGGCGTTTCTGGATGAACGCATCAGCGTCAGTATGGACGTACGCCATGCCCATGGCGAGGGTTTCAGCTACCATGAAAATACCCCGCCGGATGTGGTAGTCTTTCCCAACACCACCGAAGAGGTCTCCGCAATTGTGGTCATTTGTGCCAAGTATGGGATTCCCATTGTCCCCTTTGGGGCAGGTACTTCCATTGAAGGGCACGTTTTGGCCCTGAAGGGTGGTGTTTGCATCGACCTTCGAAATATGAACCAAGTGCCCGAAATCAATCGGGAGGATATGTACGTAACAGTGCAGGCGGGCGTAACGCGCAATCAGCTGGACGAGCTGCTCGAAGGAACCGGCTTTTTCTTTCCCATCGGTCCGGGCGTTAATGCTACCTTGGGCGGCATGGCAAGTACCCGGGCGTCGGGCACGAATGCCGTGCGGTACGGGACCATGAAAGACAATGTATTGGCCCTAACGGCCGTCATGCCCGACGGTAAGATCATCAAAACGGGCAGTAAAGCCAAAAAATCCTCGGCGGGCTACGACCTCACGCGCCTGCTGGTGGGGGCCGAAGGTACGTTGGGTATCATTACCGAACTTACGCTTAAACTTCACAGCGAGCCCGAAACCGTCTATGCGGCCATTTGTGCCTTTCCTTCGGTAGAAGCTGCCGTGGCAACGGCCATCAAAACCATTCAAAAAGGCGTGCCGATTGCCAAAATCGAGTTGTTGGACGATGCCATGATGCGGGCCATCAACCGCTATTCGGCGCTCAGTTACCCCGAAGTTCCTACGTTGTTTTTGGAGTTTCAGGGAACGGTCGCGGAAGTGGAAGGGCAGATCGCCAAGGTAGAAGAATACGCCCGCTTTTATGGCGCTTCCGATTTTTTGTGGGAAAAAGACGCCGCCAATCGAAAACGCCTGTGGCGCGCCCGTACGGATGCCGCTCCGGCCGCGATGGCGTTGCGCCCCGGGGCGCAGTTGATGTCGACCGACGTGTGCGTGCCTATCTCGCGGTTGGCAAAGTGCATTGTCGATACGCAGCGTGATATTGAAGAAACGGGCATTATCGCGCCTATTCTGGGACACGTCGGAGACGGCAATTTTCACCTTACCATCCTCATTGACTCAGAAGATAAAGAGGAATTTAACCGCGCCAAAGCCCTGAATGAACGACTGGTACGACGGGCCTTGGCCATGGGCGGGACCTGTACGGGAGAGCACGGCATCGGAGTGGGAAAATTACCCTATATGGCCTTAGAGCACGGCGACTCGCTGGAGGTCATGCGGGCCATCAAGCTCGCCATTGACCCTCAAAATCTGATGAACCCCGGGAAGCTGCTGCCGGAGCGGTGA
- a CDS encoding nitrilase family protein codes for MNHLKIATAQFENKSGDKAYNLSVIEDLTQKAAQSGAKAVVFHECSITGYTFARLLSKAQMLDVAEVIPDGPSIQKLREIAEKYDVAILAGLFEKDADEHLYKAYVCVDKNGLVAKYRKLHPFINPHLTPGDRYCVFELYGWKCGILICYDNNVIENVRATALLGAQIIFMPHVTMCTPSTRPGAGFVDAKLWENREADPTSLRLEFDGMKGRDWLMKWLPARAYDNAVYAVFANPIGMDDDQLKNGCSMILDPFGDVIAECRTLGDDFVTATLTPEKLTQAGGYRYLKARRPDLYRDIIGQDHQPEQKVVWLKEK; via the coding sequence ATGAATCACCTGAAAATAGCCACGGCTCAATTTGAAAATAAGAGCGGCGACAAAGCCTATAACCTCTCGGTCATCGAAGACCTGACCCAAAAAGCAGCGCAATCAGGCGCGAAAGCGGTGGTCTTTCATGAATGTTCCATCACGGGCTATACGTTCGCCAGGCTTCTTTCCAAAGCGCAGATGCTGGACGTGGCAGAGGTGATTCCGGACGGGCCGAGTATCCAAAAACTCAGAGAGATTGCCGAAAAATACGATGTGGCGATCCTTGCCGGATTGTTTGAAAAAGATGCTGATGAGCACCTGTACAAAGCCTACGTTTGCGTGGACAAAAACGGCTTGGTGGCAAAGTACCGCAAGCTGCACCCGTTCATCAATCCCCATCTGACGCCGGGCGATCGGTATTGCGTTTTTGAGCTGTACGGCTGGAAATGCGGGATATTGATCTGCTACGACAACAATGTCATCGAAAACGTACGTGCCACGGCTTTGCTGGGCGCTCAGATCATCTTCATGCCGCACGTGACCATGTGTACGCCTTCCACGCGACCGGGAGCGGGTTTTGTGGATGCCAAATTATGGGAAAACCGTGAGGCAGACCCGACCTCGCTGCGTTTGGAATTTGACGGTATGAAGGGCCGCGATTGGCTCATGAAATGGCTGCCCGCCCGGGCGTACGACAACGCCGTGTACGCCGTTTTTGCCAATCCCATCGGCATGGACGATGACCAATTGAAAAATGGGTGCTCCATGATTCTGGACCCGTTTGGCGATGTTATTGCCGAGTGCCGCACGTTGGGCGATGATTTCGTAACGGCGACGTTAACCCCTGAGAAACTGACGCAGGCCGGTGGGTATCGCTACCTTAAAGCCCGCCGCCCGGACCTCTACCGCGACATCATCGGGCAGGACCACCAACCCGAGCAAAAAGTAGTGTGGCTGAAGGAGAAGTAA
- a CDS encoding transposase, with amino-acid sequence MFRTILQNKDKNASKSRASDFILERGHRYLHPLQLRLDALIDTRLVSTFYDLFMAILVFRHNRMGLLLSELGGYICGLSHAPAGTKRISNLLRCKKWSSTLIDDFFFERSRERIKSLQSNGQRPLLLWDESKIEKSESWFLEGLCSVESSKGKRLTKIRKGFYKPPTQRICVPGFHWTATLLSALGQTPSVCQMSWWTSRGKYQEVGTNIIFRMLKKLHKTIGSSVLHVLDRGYANAWTIEWMNEFKQDFLVRWKKTHLLCHSEKGTKQTHLLARSFKAVGRKMLRDNQRKISKYVTIAYTQVTHADFKDKSLWLIIVRDKKSLQPPMYLLTSIAITNTRLAWEMCHSYMHRWNIEQTFRCSKAELGMESPRLWFWENRLKLLAIVALVYDFLLMLLRNWSHWIPLFLRHWCHRTGNRYRNASIPIYRLRLAISHVLYTACCACQTSG; translated from the coding sequence ATGTTCAGAACAATACTGCAAAACAAGGATAAAAACGCTTCAAAGTCAAGAGCTTCAGACTTCATTTTAGAACGGGGGCATCGGTATCTTCACCCACTTCAACTTCGCTTAGATGCCCTGATTGATACTCGTTTGGTGAGTACATTCTATGACTTATTTATGGCGATATTGGTGTTTCGTCACAACAGGATGGGGCTGTTATTGAGCGAGTTAGGCGGGTATATTTGTGGATTATCGCACGCCCCGGCGGGTACGAAGCGTATCAGCAATTTACTTCGATGTAAAAAATGGTCTTCCACATTGATTGATGACTTTTTCTTTGAACGTAGCCGTGAGCGAATTAAGTCCTTACAATCCAATGGTCAACGTCCTTTACTGCTGTGGGATGAGAGTAAGATTGAAAAGAGTGAATCATGGTTTTTGGAAGGCTTATGCAGTGTGGAAAGCAGTAAAGGCAAAAGATTGACCAAAATAAGAAAAGGCTTTTATAAGCCACCTACTCAACGCATTTGTGTGCCCGGCTTTCATTGGACAGCTACCCTTTTGTCAGCTTTGGGACAAACTCCAAGTGTATGTCAGATGAGTTGGTGGACATCAAGGGGTAAATATCAGGAAGTAGGGACCAACATTATCTTTCGGATGCTCAAAAAGCTCCATAAAACCATTGGAAGCAGCGTTCTGCATGTGTTAGACCGAGGTTATGCCAATGCCTGGACGATTGAATGGATGAATGAGTTTAAACAGGACTTTTTAGTTCGTTGGAAGAAAACACATCTATTATGCCATTCTGAAAAAGGAACCAAACAGACTCATTTATTAGCTCGCTCTTTCAAAGCAGTGGGGCGTAAAATGCTTCGTGATAACCAACGCAAAATCAGTAAGTATGTCACGATCGCTTACACACAGGTCACTCACGCTGATTTCAAAGATAAATCCCTATGGCTCATTATCGTACGTGACAAAAAAAGTTTACAGCCCCCTATGTATCTGCTAACCTCCATTGCCATTACCAATACTCGATTGGCTTGGGAGATGTGTCATTCTTATATGCATCGCTGGAATATAGAGCAAACCTTTAGATGTAGTAAAGCCGAATTGGGTATGGAGTCACCCAGGCTTTGGTTCTGGGAAAATAGACTCAAATTACTTGCTATTGTAGCATTAGTCTATGATTTTCTGCTGATGTTATTGAGAAATTGGAGCCATTGGATTCCGCTTTTTCTCAGACATTGGTGCCATAGAACAGGAAATCGGTACCGAAACGCTTCGATACCGATTTACAGATTAAGACTCGCCATCTCCCACGTGCTTTACACTGCTTGTTGCGCTTGCCAAACTTCGGGATGA
- a CDS encoding metallophosphoesterase, giving the protein MNRLPAILITIGIFFLLDFYVFQAVRTLTRDSSSDTRRLIHGIYWAIPAVSLVVWIVTQFLIPPDSLSRMTRQFIWTGLLIPYFAKFFALLILLLDDVIRFGKWVTGFFTEKSSTAVSPAAVPQADAIPRSEFLMKSALAVAGTTVAGFTYGIISGAHDYRIRRVRIPVKNLPKAFEGVRIGQLSDIHSGSFFNKTAVKGGVEMLMAEKPDLFFFTGDLVNNTADEVKDYIDIFKKIKAPLGTFSVLGNHDYGDYYQWPSIEAKRRNLQDLKEAHRLLGWDLLLDEHRAIKVGNEKIGLLGIQNWGMGGFAKYGRLENAYSKTDDFPVKLLLSHDPSHWNAQVTSSYQDIDVAFAGHTHGMQFGVEIGGFQWSPVQYRYKQWGGLYTEGSQHLYVNRGFGYIGYPGRVGILPEITLVELVKA; this is encoded by the coding sequence ATGAATCGTCTGCCGGCCATCCTTATTACCATTGGCATTTTCTTTTTGTTGGATTTCTACGTTTTCCAAGCCGTACGAACCCTTACCCGCGACAGCTCCTCTGATACGCGTCGTCTTATCCACGGGATTTATTGGGCCATTCCGGCCGTCAGCCTGGTGGTGTGGATCGTTACCCAATTTCTGATACCCCCAGATTCCCTCAGTCGCATGACGCGCCAATTTATCTGGACGGGCCTGTTGATTCCTTATTTCGCTAAGTTTTTTGCGCTGTTGATTCTTTTGCTCGACGATGTGATCCGCTTTGGAAAATGGGTGACAGGCTTCTTTACCGAGAAGTCTTCTACGGCTGTATCGCCCGCGGCCGTTCCGCAGGCTGACGCCATTCCTCGCTCGGAATTTTTGATGAAATCGGCCCTGGCCGTGGCCGGCACCACGGTGGCCGGATTCACGTACGGCATCATTTCCGGGGCGCACGATTACCGCATTCGTCGGGTACGCATTCCCGTCAAAAACCTGCCGAAGGCGTTTGAAGGGGTCCGAATCGGGCAACTTTCCGACATCCACTCGGGGAGTTTCTTTAACAAAACGGCCGTCAAAGGCGGCGTAGAAATGCTGATGGCCGAAAAACCCGACCTGTTTTTCTTCACTGGCGATCTGGTCAACAATACTGCCGATGAGGTAAAGGACTACATTGACATTTTTAAAAAGATTAAGGCACCGCTGGGTACTTTTTCGGTCTTGGGAAATCATGATTACGGCGATTACTACCAATGGCCGAGCATCGAAGCCAAACGCCGAAATTTGCAGGATCTGAAAGAAGCTCATCGTCTGTTGGGGTGGGACTTGCTGTTGGATGAACACCGCGCCATCAAAGTCGGCAACGAGAAAATCGGCCTGTTGGGCATTCAGAACTGGGGAATGGGCGGGTTTGCCAAATACGGGCGCCTCGAAAATGCGTACAGCAAAACCGATGATTTTCCCGTAAAATTGTTACTTTCACATGACCCAAGCCACTGGAATGCGCAGGTGACCTCCTCTTACCAAGACATTGATGTAGCCTTTGCCGGACACACCCACGGCATGCAGTTTGGGGTAGAGATCGGCGGGTTTCAATGGAGCCCCGTGCAGTATCGGTACAAACAGTGGGGCGGGCTTTATACCGAAGGAAGCCAGCATTTGTACGTAAACCGTGGATTTGGCTACATCGGGTATCCCGGCCGCGTGGGAATCTTACCCGAAATCACCCTTGTGGAATTAGTGAAAGCATAA
- a CDS encoding molybdenum cofactor biosynthesis protein MoaE — MIDIQLLETTLSTQTCFDYVLSDEAGGIVTFVGTVRHQTKGKRVLRLEFEAYAPMAIREMQKIAEEAMRRWPVLKISIHHRVGVLDIGEIPVIIAVACAHRNTAFEACQFAIDTLKETVPIWKKEFFEDGEVWVAAHP; from the coding sequence ATGATCGACATTCAGCTGTTAGAGACAACTTTATCTACCCAAACGTGTTTTGACTATGTACTCTCTGACGAAGCCGGCGGCATCGTCACCTTTGTAGGAACGGTGCGCCATCAGACCAAAGGTAAACGCGTTTTACGGTTGGAGTTTGAAGCCTACGCACCGATGGCCATCCGGGAAATGCAGAAGATTGCCGAAGAAGCCATGCGTCGTTGGCCCGTTTTGAAGATATCCATTCATCACCGCGTGGGCGTGTTGGACATTGGGGAGATTCCCGTCATCATTGCCGTGGCCTGTGCCCACCGAAACACCGCGTTTGAAGCCTGTCAGTTTGCCATCGACACACTCAAAGAAACCGTTCCCATCTGGAAAAAGGAGTTTTTTGAAGACGGCGAAGTGTGGGTTGCGGCACATCCGTAG
- a CDS encoding GNAT family N-acetyltransferase: MNIINNVDLHRFEAEVDGETAFVEYQWKNETIYILHTFVPHALRGRGLAGQLAEFVLTRIREEQWPVKIYCPFFAKYIEEHPEYRDLIHA, encoded by the coding sequence ATGAACATTATCAATAACGTTGACCTTCACCGTTTTGAAGCAGAAGTGGACGGGGAAACGGCCTTTGTGGAATATCAATGGAAGAATGAAACGATTTATATTCTTCATACTTTCGTTCCTCATGCATTGCGCGGACGGGGATTAGCCGGTCAACTGGCCGAATTTGTCCTGACAAGGATTCGTGAGGAGCAGTGGCCCGTAAAGATATATTGCCCTTTTTTTGCCAAATACATTGAGGAGCATCCTGAATACCGGGATTTAATTCATGCTTAA